The Candidatus Binatia bacterium genomic interval TACTCGAAGGGCACCGCTTTGAGTTTGACGATCTTGCCGTCCACGGTCGTCGTCTGCGCGGTCTGCGCGCCCGGATACGGACCGCCGCGTGCGAGAACCGACGACGCGAAGAGGTTGTCGAACGTGCGGTTCTCTTGGACGAGGACGATCACGTGGCGGATCGGGCTTCCCGTGATCTGCTGACCGAGCAGCGTCGGATTCGACGAGGTCGAGCCGCTCGCGCCGCTCGCGCCGAGCACCAGCGCCGCGAGAAACGCGAGCCGCTTCATTGAATCAAGCCGTTTTTGAAGACGAGCTGCGGATCGCGCAGCGCGCGCACGTCCTCGCCGGCGTCGCCGCGGAGCAGCAGCATGTCGGCGGGCTCGCCGAGCGCGAGGATGCCGCGATGCAGCCCGATCAATTCGGCGGCAACGCTCGTCGCTGCGTGGAGCGCCTGTTGCGGCGTCATCCCGAGCATCGACCACATCAGCTCGACCTCTTGCGCGTAGTCCTCGTGGTAGTTGTACGGCGTGCCGGCGTCGGAGCCGCCGGCGATGCGAACGCCGCCTTCGTAGGCGCGCCGGATGTTCGCGAGCATCTTCTCGCTGAGGCCGCGTGCCTTCTCGGCGACGTAGCGCGGCACGTGCCCCTCTTCGAGATGCGCGATGATGCACGTCGGGGCGCTCAGCGTCGGCACGAGGAAGACGCGGCGCTCCTTGAAGAGCGCGATCGCTTCGTCGTCGAGCAGCGAGCCGTGCTCGATCGAATCGATGCCTGCGCGCAGCGCGTTCTTGATTCCCTGCGTGCCGATCGCGTGAGCGGCGACTCGCAATCCGTGGTTATGCGCCTCGTCGATCGCGGCGGTCAGCTCCTCGGGCGTCAGCTGCGCGTTGCCCGGCACCGCGCCCTTCGTCATCACGCCGCCGGTCGCGATCATCTTGATGCAGTCCGCGCCTGCGAGCATCTGCTCGCGCACGGCCTTGCGCGCGTCCCACGGCGAATCGACGGCGCGCCCGATCGGCCAGCCGTGGCCGCCGGTCATGCAGAGGACGTTGCCGACCGCGCGCATGCGCGGACCGGCGATCCGTCCCTCGTCGATCGCCTCACGCACGTCGAGCGCGATCTTGTTCGAGCTGCCGAGATCGCGGATCGTGGTAACGCCGGCCTTCACCGACTTCGCCGCGTTCGCGACCGCGCGCAGGAGCCGCTGGCTCGGCGTCGTGGTTGCGACCATCCCCATCATGTCGGGCTCGCCGCTTCCCTCGAGATGCGCGTGCGCGTTGACGAGGCCCGGCGTCACGCAGGCGGCTTCGAGGTCGCACTCGCCGCTCGCCGCGCGGATCTCGCCGATCTTGCCGTCCTCGATGACGATATCGACGCGACGTTGGGGCGGCTCCAACGTGCCGTCGTAAAAAACTCCGGCCCGAACGATCATCGTGCGGATATTCGGACCCGCCCCGAGCGCGCCTTTAGCGGATCGTCAGATTCGTGAGGCCGGCGACGCCGTTGATGACGAGCTGCACGGCGATCGCCGCGACGATGATGCCGACGATGCGCCCGACCGCGTCGATTCCGGTTACGCCGAAGACCCGGGTGAGCGTCTGGGCGCCGCGCATGAAGACGTAGGTGATGAAGACGACGATCACGGCCACGACGACGAAGATCGTGCCGTTCAGGTAGTTGTGCTCGTCGGTCGGATTCACGAGCGCGACGCTCGCGGTCAAGGCGCCGGGGCCGGTGATGATCGGTATCGCGAGCGGAAAGACAGACGGATCGCTCGCCGGCGCGACGGCCTTCGCGGTATCGGCCGTCTGGCGGTCGGTCTTCTCGGCGAAGACCATGTCGAAACCGACTTTGAGCAAGAGCAGGCCGCCGGCGATCTTGAACGCGCCGATCTCGACGCCGAGCGCCTTGAGCAGCGCCTCTCCCAAGAACGCGAAGCCGATGAGCGTGACGCCGGCGACGATCGACGCGCGCCTGGCGATCTGCGCGCGGTCGGCAGGCGTGCGTCCCTCGGTCAGCGTCGCGAACGCGGCCGCGGCCTCGATCGGATTGAGCA includes:
- a CDS encoding amidohydrolase family protein, which translates into the protein MIVRAGVFYDGTLEPPQRRVDIVIEDGKIGEIRAASGECDLEAACVTPGLVNAHAHLEGSGEPDMMGMVATTTPSQRLLRAVANAAKSVKAGVTTIRDLGSSNKIALDVREAIDEGRIAGPRMRAVGNVLCMTGGHGWPIGRAVDSPWDARKAVREQMLAGADCIKMIATGGVMTKGAVPGNAQLTPEELTAAIDEAHNHGLRVAAHAIGTQGIKNALRAGIDSIEHGSLLDDEAIALFKERRVFLVPTLSAPTCIIAHLEEGHVPRYVAEKARGLSEKMLANIRRAYEGGVRIAGGSDAGTPYNYHEDYAQEVELMWSMLGMTPQQALHAATSVAAELIGLHRGILALGEPADMLLLRGDAGEDVRALRDPQLVFKNGLIQ
- a CDS encoding MarC family protein, translating into MDGVLAAQIAEAFYVFVTLVAMLNPIEAAAAFATLTEGRTPADRAQIARRASIVAGVTLIGFAFLGEALLKALGVEIGAFKIAGGLLLLKVGFDMVFAEKTDRQTADTAKAVAPASDPSVFPLAIPIITGPGALTASVALVNPTDEHNYLNGTIFVVVAVIVVFITYVFMRGAQTLTRVFGVTGIDAVGRIVGIIVAAIAVQLVINGVAGLTNLTIR